One segment of Mycolicibacterium neworleansense DNA contains the following:
- a CDS encoding sterol desaturase family protein, with the protein MDPIRIGLYAMPAFFVLMAVEFLSYRFDKDKDAARTRPAISWRDSATNLSIYALGLVLRPLDKFIAVPMVAIAASVTPLHLSASHWWVWVLAIVLADLAYYLQHRMSHRIRLFWAAHNVHHSSQYFNLSTAMRLSWLIPGSFLATIGYVGLALIGIPAWLVFLSQAIVLLYQFPIHTERIDRLPRVIEYVFNTPSHHRVHHGANNPYLDKNYAGIFILWDRMFGTFVEEGEPVRYGLTKNIDTHNPIKVNYHEFVAMVGDVWRARTWRGRLGYLFGPPGWCESDANATDIERTTQKPPVMSASQ; encoded by the coding sequence ATGGATCCGATCCGGATCGGGCTCTACGCGATGCCCGCCTTCTTCGTCCTCATGGCGGTCGAATTCCTGAGCTATCGCTTCGACAAGGACAAGGATGCCGCCCGTACCCGGCCCGCGATCTCGTGGCGGGACAGCGCAACGAACCTGTCGATCTACGCCCTGGGCCTGGTGCTGCGACCGCTCGACAAGTTCATCGCAGTCCCCATGGTCGCGATCGCCGCATCCGTGACGCCGTTGCATCTGTCGGCCTCGCACTGGTGGGTCTGGGTGCTGGCCATCGTGCTGGCCGACCTGGCCTACTACTTGCAACACCGGATGTCCCACCGGATTCGGCTGTTCTGGGCGGCGCACAACGTGCACCACTCCAGCCAGTACTTCAACCTGTCCACCGCCATGCGGTTGTCCTGGCTGATTCCCGGGTCGTTTCTGGCCACCATCGGGTACGTGGGTTTGGCCCTGATCGGCATCCCGGCCTGGCTGGTCTTCCTGTCACAGGCGATCGTGCTGCTCTACCAGTTCCCGATCCACACCGAGCGCATCGACCGACTTCCCCGCGTGATCGAGTACGTGTTCAACACCCCGTCGCATCATCGGGTGCACCACGGCGCCAACAATCCCTACCTCGACAAGAACTACGCCGGCATCTTCATCCTGTGGGACCGGATGTTCGGCACCTTCGTGGAAGAGGGCGAACCCGTGCGCTACGGGCTGACCAAGAACATCGACACCCACAACCCGATCAAGGTCAACTACCACGAGTTCGTGGCCATGGTCGGTGACGTCTGGCGGGCTCGGACCTGGCGCGGCCGGCTGGGTTACCTGTTCGGCCCGCCGGGCTGGTGCGAAAGTGACGCCAACGCAACGGACATCGAGCGCACGACGCAGAAGCCGCCGGTGATGTCCGCATCGCAGTGA
- a CDS encoding TetR/AcrR family transcriptional regulator, producing MGDDRSGKEPKPVRLTRAENQARTRAALLDAAAQTCARKGYAAASVDEIAAAAGYSVGAVYSNFSSKEELFSELMNERASGRLDQVVQTISGNADEGPLTALGRMLVEIADNDIEFEAIQAEFWLHAVRNPDAMQILRGRSARTLAALREILTDALERNNIDDNVSVERFAVVVLALFQGLIRQRRIDADRVPAELFGQALAWQLAGMPKKDRKKDTR from the coding sequence ATGGGCGACGATCGAAGTGGCAAGGAACCGAAGCCGGTACGGCTGACGAGAGCCGAGAACCAGGCGAGAACTCGAGCGGCACTACTCGACGCCGCCGCCCAAACCTGCGCCCGTAAGGGTTACGCCGCGGCGTCGGTGGACGAGATCGCGGCGGCAGCGGGTTACTCGGTCGGCGCCGTCTATTCGAACTTCTCCAGCAAGGAGGAGTTGTTCTCGGAGCTGATGAATGAACGTGCGTCCGGTCGGCTCGACCAGGTGGTGCAGACCATCTCCGGCAACGCCGATGAGGGACCGCTGACCGCCCTGGGGCGGATGCTCGTCGAAATCGCCGACAACGACATCGAATTCGAGGCGATCCAGGCCGAGTTCTGGCTGCACGCCGTGCGCAATCCCGATGCCATGCAGATTCTGCGGGGTCGGTCGGCCCGCACGCTGGCCGCACTGCGCGAGATCCTCACCGATGCATTGGAGCGCAACAACATCGACGACAACGTCTCCGTGGAGAGGTTCGCCGTGGTGGTTCTCGCGCTGTTCCAGGGGCTGATCCGGCAGCGCCGGATCGACGCCGACCGCGTACCCGCGGAACTGTTCGGCCAGGCACTGGCTTGGCAGCTGGCCGGTATGCCCAAGAAAGACCGCAAGAAAGACACGAGGTAG
- the yvcK gene encoding uridine diphosphate-N-acetylglucosamine-binding protein YvcK, whose translation MTARIVALGGGHGLYATLSAARRLSPHVTAVVTVADDGGSSGRLRSELDVVPPGDLRMALAALASDSPHGRLWATIIQHRFGGSGALAGHPIGNLMLAGLSEVLADPVAALDELGRILGVKGRVLPMCPIALQIEADVAGLESDPRMSRVIRGQVAIATTVGKVRRVRLLPGDPPATRQAVEAIMSADLVVLGPGSWFTSVIPHVLVPQLAAALRATTARRALVLNLAAEPGETAGFSAERHIHVLAQHAPDFSVHDIIVDASRVPSDREREQLSRTANILNARVEFADVSRPGTPLHDPAKLAAVLEGVRLRASTPGRAVQEPTVPTPAARSLDVGHQEPAPNTPRGDNPWR comes from the coding sequence ATGACGGCCCGCATCGTCGCCCTCGGTGGAGGGCATGGGTTGTACGCCACGTTGTCGGCGGCCCGGCGACTCAGCCCACACGTGACGGCCGTGGTGACGGTGGCCGACGACGGTGGTTCGTCGGGACGGTTGCGCAGCGAGCTCGACGTGGTGCCGCCGGGTGACTTGCGAATGGCGTTGGCGGCCTTGGCTTCCGACAGTCCGCACGGCCGCTTGTGGGCGACCATCATCCAGCACCGGTTCGGTGGGAGTGGCGCGCTGGCCGGTCACCCGATCGGCAATCTGATGCTGGCGGGTCTCAGCGAGGTGCTGGCCGATCCGGTTGCCGCGCTCGACGAGCTGGGGCGGATCCTGGGTGTGAAGGGCCGGGTGCTGCCGATGTGTCCGATCGCGCTGCAGATCGAGGCCGACGTCGCGGGCCTGGAGTCCGATCCCCGGATGAGCCGGGTGATCCGCGGTCAGGTGGCGATCGCCACCACGGTGGGCAAGGTACGCCGGGTCCGGCTGCTGCCGGGTGATCCACCGGCGACCCGGCAGGCCGTCGAGGCCATCATGAGCGCGGATCTCGTGGTGCTCGGGCCCGGGTCGTGGTTCACCAGTGTCATTCCCCACGTTCTGGTGCCGCAGTTGGCTGCCGCACTGCGAGCGACGACGGCGCGCCGTGCGCTCGTGCTGAACCTGGCGGCCGAGCCGGGGGAGACGGCGGGGTTCTCGGCGGAGCGTCACATCCACGTTCTGGCCCAGCATGCTCCGGACTTCAGCGTGCATGACATCATCGTCGATGCCAGCCGGGTGCCGAGCGACCGTGAACGGGAGCAACTCAGCCGCACCGCCAACATCCTCAACGCCAGAGTTGAGTTTGCTGACGTGTCCAGACCTGGTACACCTTTACATGACCCGGCGAAGTTGGCCGCGGTGCTGGAGGGGGTCCGGTTACGCGCGTCGACGCCAGGGCGGGCCGTGCAGGAGCCCACCGTTCCCACGCCCGCTGCGAGGTCGCTCGACGTCGGGCACCAGGAGCCGGCGCCGAATACACCGAGAGGGGACAATCCGTGGCGATGA
- the rapZ gene encoding RNase adapter RapZ codes for MNEHLREGGIVGGADADSGIDVVLVTGLSGAGRGTAAKVLEDLGWYVADNLPPELIARMVELGLAAGSRITQLAVVMDVRSRGFTGDLDWVRNELAARSITPRVLFLEASDDILVRRYEQNRRSHPLQGTQTLAEGIAAERALLAPVRAAADLVIDTSALPVPALRESIERAFGGETVAYTNVTVESFGYKYGLPMDADTVMDVRFLPNPHWVDELRPHSGQHPDVRDYVLGQPGAREFLDTYHRLLDVVIAGYRREGKRYMTVAIGCTGGKHRSVAIAEALAERLQGGDGLTVHVLHRDLGRE; via the coding sequence ATGAACGAACATCTGCGCGAGGGCGGCATCGTGGGTGGTGCGGACGCGGATTCGGGTATCGACGTGGTGCTGGTCACCGGCTTGTCCGGGGCGGGGCGCGGCACGGCTGCCAAAGTGTTGGAGGACCTCGGCTGGTATGTGGCCGACAACCTGCCGCCGGAACTGATCGCCCGCATGGTCGAGTTGGGATTGGCCGCCGGATCGCGGATTACCCAGCTGGCGGTGGTGATGGATGTGCGGTCGCGTGGCTTCACCGGCGATCTCGACTGGGTGCGCAATGAATTGGCGGCGCGCAGCATCACCCCCCGGGTGTTGTTCCTGGAGGCTTCCGACGACATTTTGGTGCGCCGCTACGAGCAGAACCGGCGCAGCCACCCGTTGCAGGGCACACAGACCCTGGCGGAAGGGATTGCCGCCGAACGGGCGTTGCTGGCCCCGGTGCGCGCGGCCGCTGATCTGGTGATCGACACCTCCGCGCTGCCGGTGCCGGCGCTGCGCGAGAGCATCGAGCGAGCCTTCGGCGGTGAGACCGTCGCGTATACGAATGTCACCGTCGAATCGTTCGGCTATAAATACGGACTGCCGATGGATGCGGATACGGTGATGGACGTGCGGTTCCTGCCGAATCCGCACTGGGTCGACGAGTTGCGCCCGCACAGCGGCCAACACCCGGATGTGCGTGACTACGTACTGGGACAACCGGGGGCCAGAGAATTTCTGGACACCTACCATCGGCTGTTGGACGTGGTGATCGCCGGATACCGCCGGGAGGGGAAGCGTTATATGACCGTCGCCATCGGCTGTACCGGCGGCAAACATCGAAGTGTGGCGATCGCCGAGGCGCTGGCGGAGCGGTTGCAGGGCGGTGACGGGCTCACCGTGCACGTGCTGCACCGGGATTTGGGTCGCGAATGA
- the uvrC gene encoding excinuclease ABC subunit UvrC produces the protein MPDPATYRPAPGSIPVEPGVYRFRDPHGRVIYVGKAKSLRSRLTSYFADIASLAPRTRQMVMTAGSVEWTVVTTEVEALQLEYNWIKEFDPRFNIRYRDDKTYPVLAVTLNEEYPRLMVYRGPRRKGVRYFGPYSHAWAIRETLDLLTRVFPARTCSAGVFKRHRQIDRPCLLGYIDKCSAPCIGRVSAEEHRRIVLDFCDFLAGKTDRLARDMEQQMTAAAEELDFERAARLRDDIAALKRALEKQAVVLGDGTDADVVAFADDDLEAAVQVFHVRGGRVRGQRGWIVEKSGDPEQSGQEHLVEQFLTQFYGEQAELGGAADEATNPVPREVLVPVLPPNADELAAWLSGLRGSRVSLRVPVRGDKRTLAETVARNAHEALAQHKLKRAGDFNARSEALQSIQDSLGLADAPLRIECVDISHVQGTDVVASLVVFEDGLPRKSDYRHYAIREAAGGGRSDDVASIAEVTRRRFLRHVSDAQPDPATEQRPRRFAYPPNLFVVDGGAPQVNAAAAVLDELGVTDVAVIGLAKRLEEVWVPSEPDPIIFPRNSEGLYLLQRVRDEAHRFAISYHRSKRSKRMTASALDSVRGLGEQRRKALVTHFGSVARLKDATVEEITAVPGIGVTTAKAVLAALGGEPPIEPGGEPPIEPGGEPPIEQPSPERDDPLSENNAGLGDSGTPATVIEDDRRRVSG, from the coding sequence GTGCCCGATCCAGCGACGTACCGGCCGGCGCCCGGATCGATACCAGTGGAGCCGGGCGTGTACCGGTTCCGGGACCCGCACGGTCGGGTCATCTACGTAGGTAAAGCCAAGAGCCTGCGCAGTCGGCTGACGTCGTACTTCGCCGACATCGCGAGCCTGGCGCCGCGTACCCGCCAGATGGTGATGACGGCGGGCAGTGTCGAGTGGACGGTGGTCACCACCGAGGTCGAGGCACTGCAGCTGGAGTACAACTGGATCAAGGAGTTCGATCCACGCTTCAACATCCGCTACCGCGACGACAAGACGTACCCGGTGTTGGCGGTCACTCTCAACGAGGAGTACCCGCGGTTGATGGTGTACCGCGGGCCGCGGCGCAAAGGGGTGCGCTATTTCGGCCCGTACTCGCATGCGTGGGCCATCCGGGAGACCCTCGATCTACTGACCCGGGTGTTTCCGGCCAGAACCTGTTCTGCGGGAGTATTCAAGCGGCACAGGCAGATCGACCGCCCATGTCTGCTCGGCTACATCGACAAGTGCTCGGCGCCGTGCATCGGCCGGGTCAGTGCCGAGGAGCACCGGCGCATCGTGCTGGACTTCTGCGACTTCCTGGCCGGCAAGACCGACCGGCTGGCGCGCGACATGGAGCAGCAGATGACCGCGGCCGCCGAGGAGTTGGACTTCGAGCGGGCCGCCAGGCTTCGCGATGACATCGCCGCGCTCAAGCGTGCGCTGGAGAAGCAGGCCGTCGTGCTCGGTGACGGCACCGATGCCGATGTGGTGGCGTTCGCCGATGACGACCTCGAGGCGGCCGTGCAGGTGTTCCACGTGCGGGGCGGCCGGGTGCGGGGCCAGCGCGGCTGGATCGTCGAGAAGTCCGGTGACCCAGAACAATCCGGGCAGGAGCACCTCGTCGAGCAGTTCCTCACTCAGTTCTACGGTGAGCAGGCCGAACTGGGCGGCGCCGCCGATGAGGCGACCAACCCGGTGCCGCGCGAGGTCCTGGTGCCGGTGTTGCCGCCGAATGCCGATGAACTGGCGGCCTGGTTGTCGGGGCTTCGCGGCTCGCGGGTGAGCCTGCGGGTGCCGGTGCGCGGCGACAAGCGCACCCTGGCCGAGACCGTTGCGCGCAACGCGCACGAGGCGCTGGCCCAGCACAAGCTCAAGCGTGCCGGCGACTTCAATGCGAGATCGGAAGCGCTGCAGAGTATTCAGGATTCCCTCGGGCTGGCCGATGCGCCGCTGCGGATCGAATGCGTGGACATCAGCCATGTGCAGGGCACCGACGTGGTCGCCTCGCTCGTGGTGTTCGAGGACGGGCTACCGCGTAAGTCGGACTACCGGCATTACGCGATCCGGGAGGCGGCCGGCGGGGGACGCTCGGACGACGTCGCCTCGATCGCCGAGGTGACCCGCAGGCGTTTCCTGCGACACGTGAGTGATGCGCAGCCCGATCCGGCCACCGAGCAACGTCCGCGCCGGTTCGCCTACCCACCGAACCTGTTCGTGGTGGACGGTGGTGCACCTCAGGTCAATGCGGCGGCAGCGGTGCTCGACGAGCTGGGCGTCACCGACGTCGCGGTGATCGGGCTGGCCAAGCGGCTGGAGGAAGTGTGGGTGCCCTCAGAGCCCGATCCGATCATCTTCCCGAGAAACAGTGAGGGGCTGTATCTGTTGCAGCGCGTGCGCGACGAGGCACACCGGTTCGCCATCAGCTACCACCGCAGCAAGCGGTCCAAGCGGATGACCGCCTCGGCCCTCGACTCGGTGCGAGGCTTGGGCGAACAGCGCCGCAAGGCGTTGGTGACGCATTTCGGTTCGGTGGCGCGGCTCAAGGACGCCACCGTCGAGGAGATCACCGCGGTGCCGGGGATCGGTGTGACGACGGCGAAGGCCGTCCTGGCTGCGCTCGGCGGCGAGCCGCCAATCGAGCCCGGCGGCGAGCCGCCAATCGAGCCCGGCGGCGAGCCGCCAATAGAGCAGCCCTCACCCGAACGTGATGATCCGCTAAGCGAGAACAATGCCGGACTGGGCGATTCAGGGACGCCCGCAACGGTTATCGAGGATGATCGACGCAGGGTGTCGGGATGA
- a CDS encoding gamma-glutamyltransferase family protein — MRLLASTRSVIALLSVVAVILAGCADGSRRPARTDAGPCQIVSNGTPLPKPPPPPTAQPPAPPTTRDLATQPEIGTGYRSDMTAVATTTYAVATANPLATEAACKVLRDGGTAADALVTAQAVLGLVEPQSSGIGGGGFLLYYDAAGNAVRAYDGRETAPAAATENYLRWVSDTDRTAPKPDARASGRSIGVPGIVRLLDDVHRQFGKKVWRDLFDPAVSMADRGFDISPRLAAAIDDADAQLRSDPAAAAYFLNPDGSPKPVGTRMTNPAYAKTLGAIASEGAQAFYTGDIARAVVAAVTDPSGGRTPGALTEQDLAGYTVKQRDPVCTTYRGREVCGMPPPSSGGIAVAATLGMLEHFPMSDYKPARVDRNGGHPSVTGVHLISEAERLAYADRDRYVADTDFVPLPGGSPETLLSGAYLTGRAALISRYHTMGVAAPGDFAPPITVPPAREHGTSQISVIDSFGNAASLTTTIESAFGSFHMVDGFLLNNQLTDFSAEPISTEGLPIPNRIQPGKRPRSTMAPTLVFDKTGPQRGRLYAVLGSPGGAVIIQFVVKTLVGIMDWNLDPQQAVSMIDFGAANTPVTNVGGEHPLVDTVANGDRDQLVEGLRALGHQVSLADQSSGLSALVRTSSGWIGGAAPPREGLVLGDAG; from the coding sequence GTGCGGTTGCTGGCGTCCACGCGGTCGGTCATCGCGCTGCTCAGTGTCGTCGCCGTGATCCTTGCCGGGTGCGCCGATGGCAGTCGGCGCCCGGCGAGGACCGATGCCGGACCGTGCCAGATTGTGTCCAACGGCACCCCGCTCCCCAAACCCCCGCCGCCACCCACGGCCCAACCGCCCGCACCGCCGACGACCCGGGACCTGGCCACCCAACCCGAGATCGGCACCGGCTACCGCAGCGACATGACAGCCGTGGCCACCACGACCTACGCGGTGGCCACCGCCAATCCGCTGGCCACCGAGGCCGCCTGCAAGGTGCTGCGCGACGGCGGCACCGCGGCCGACGCACTGGTGACCGCACAGGCCGTGCTCGGCCTCGTCGAGCCCCAGTCCTCCGGGATCGGCGGCGGCGGTTTCCTGCTCTACTACGACGCGGCGGGCAATGCGGTGCGCGCCTATGACGGGCGTGAGACCGCACCGGCCGCGGCCACCGAGAACTACCTGCGGTGGGTGTCCGACACCGACCGCACCGCCCCCAAACCCGATGCCCGGGCGTCCGGCCGGTCCATCGGGGTTCCCGGGATCGTGCGGCTGCTCGACGACGTCCACCGCCAGTTCGGAAAGAAGGTCTGGCGCGACCTGTTCGACCCGGCCGTGTCGATGGCCGATCGGGGATTCGACATCAGCCCGCGTCTGGCCGCGGCCATCGATGACGCCGATGCCCAACTTCGCTCGGACCCCGCCGCCGCGGCCTACTTCCTCAATCCCGACGGCAGTCCCAAACCCGTGGGCACCCGGATGACCAACCCGGCCTATGCGAAAACCTTGGGCGCCATCGCATCCGAGGGTGCCCAGGCGTTCTACACCGGTGACATCGCCCGCGCCGTCGTGGCCGCCGTCACCGATCCGAGCGGCGGCCGGACCCCGGGTGCCCTGACGGAACAGGATCTTGCCGGTTACACCGTCAAACAACGCGACCCGGTGTGCACGACCTACCGGGGCCGCGAAGTCTGCGGGATGCCGCCGCCGTCATCGGGCGGCATCGCGGTGGCGGCCACCCTCGGCATGCTCGAGCACTTCCCGATGAGCGACTACAAGCCCGCCCGCGTCGACCGCAACGGCGGGCACCCGTCGGTCACCGGGGTACATCTCATCTCCGAGGCCGAACGCCTCGCCTATGCCGACCGAGACCGCTACGTCGCCGATACCGATTTCGTCCCGCTGCCCGGTGGCTCACCCGAGACCCTGCTGAGCGGCGCCTACCTGACCGGCCGGGCCGCCCTGATCTCCAGGTACCACACGATGGGCGTAGCCGCGCCCGGCGATTTCGCGCCCCCGATCACGGTCCCGCCTGCGCGCGAACACGGCACCAGCCAGATCAGCGTCATCGACAGCTTCGGCAATGCCGCCTCGCTGACCACCACGATCGAGTCGGCGTTCGGGTCGTTCCACATGGTCGACGGCTTCCTGCTCAACAACCAGCTCACCGACTTCTCGGCCGAGCCGATCAGCACCGAAGGCCTTCCCATACCCAACCGGATTCAGCCCGGCAAGCGCCCACGCAGCACCATGGCGCCCACCCTGGTGTTCGACAAGACCGGGCCACAACGAGGACGGCTGTATGCGGTGCTGGGCTCCCCCGGCGGGGCGGTGATCATCCAGTTCGTCGTGAAAACCCTTGTCGGCATCATGGATTGGAACCTGGACCCGCAGCAGGCGGTATCCATGATCGACTTCGGCGCGGCCAACACACCGGTGACCAACGTCGGCGGGGAACATCCGCTGGTCGATACGGTCGCCAATGGGGACCGTGATCAATTGGTCGAGGGCCTGCGGGCACTTGGACACCAGGTGTCGCTGGCCGATCAATCCAGTGGGCTCTCAGCCCTGGTGCGCACGTCGTCGGGCTGGATCGGGGGGGCCGCCCCCCCCCGTGAGGGCCTGGTGCTCGGCGATGCCGGCTGA
- a CDS encoding PH domain-containing protein, whose amino-acid sequence MTEQAWDLDIRPYRTPYFAYGAALIIFLAHVAVGALLKVGSTGVVFQTSDQVAIALLGAIIAGVVLMFARPRLRVGPAGVAVRNLVSFKVIPWSEALGVSFPTGARWARLDLPDDEYIPVMAIQAIDKGRAVEAMDEVRVLIDRYRSKLV is encoded by the coding sequence ATGACTGAACAAGCCTGGGACCTCGACATCCGGCCCTATCGGACACCGTATTTCGCCTATGGCGCGGCCCTGATCATCTTTCTGGCGCACGTTGCGGTCGGCGCCCTGCTGAAGGTCGGATCCACCGGGGTGGTGTTCCAGACCTCCGATCAGGTGGCCATCGCCTTGCTCGGAGCGATCATCGCCGGAGTGGTGCTGATGTTCGCGCGGCCCCGGCTGCGGGTCGGCCCGGCGGGGGTGGCGGTCCGTAATCTGGTCAGCTTCAAGGTGATTCCCTGGTCCGAGGCGCTCGGCGTGTCCTTCCCGACCGGCGCTCGATGGGCCCGGCTGGACCTGCCCGACGACGAGTACATCCCGGTGATGGCGATCCAGGCGATCGACAAGGGGCGTGCGGTCGAGGCCATGGACGAGGTGCGGGTCCTCATCGACCGGTACCGCTCAAAGCTGGTCTGA
- the ribH gene encoding 6,7-dimethyl-8-ribityllumazine synthase — protein sequence MSGHGVPDLPQIDASKVKLAIVASTWHTQICDALLDGARKVAVEAGIAEPTVVRVLGAIEIPVVAQALAVTHDAVVALGVVIRGQTPHFDYVCDAVTQGLTRVSLDASTPVANGVLTTDNEAQALDRAGLPDSTEDKGAQAAAAALSTALTLRELRANA from the coding sequence GTGAGCGGCCACGGAGTCCCTGATCTGCCCCAGATCGACGCCTCGAAGGTGAAGCTGGCGATTGTGGCCAGCACCTGGCACACCCAGATCTGCGATGCGCTGCTCGACGGGGCGCGCAAGGTCGCGGTCGAGGCCGGCATCGCCGAGCCGACCGTGGTGCGTGTGCTCGGAGCGATCGAAATCCCGGTGGTGGCACAGGCATTGGCGGTCACCCATGACGCGGTGGTGGCGCTGGGTGTGGTCATCCGCGGCCAGACCCCGCATTTCGACTACGTTTGCGATGCGGTGACGCAGGGCTTGACCCGGGTGTCGCTCGATGCGTCCACCCCGGTGGCCAACGGTGTGCTGACCACCGACAACGAGGCACAAGCCCTCGACCGTGCCGGTCTGCCGGATTCGACCGAGGACAAGGGCGCGCAGGCCGCGGCGGCAGCCCTGTCCACCGCGCTGACACTGCGGGAACTGCGTGCCAACGCGTGA